The Microbacterium forte sequence TGCGCGCGACCGCAGAGCGCGCCTGTCTCCGGAGGATCTGCTCGCGTCCCGCCCCTTCTACTCCGCGCAGGATGCCGAGGTGGAGGCCCGCGCCGCCGCACGCTTCGACCCGGCGACGACAGCATCCATCTCCTGCGACTCGGATCATTCCTGGCTTCCCGAAGCCGGCTCGATCGTCGTGCGCGCAGAACCGAGCGCGTGGGTCAGTGACGACGATGCCCGCAGATTCGCGGCGAACGTTGCTGACGTCCGCAGGATCCCCGGGGCCGCGCACACCATCTGGTACAGCCACTTCGACGCATTCACCGCGTCCCTCCCCGAACTCTTCGGCCCACCGCCACCGCACCCGCTGTCATAGCCTCGGATCATGACGACCGCGATGCCACCCTCGAACGCGGTGCTCGCGGACTTCGGGATCCCCGCCGCGGATCACGAGGACCTCCGGAACCTCCCCGGAGGCCGCGGTCTCACCTGGCGCGCGGCCGACACAGTCCTGCGCCCCTCGGCCGGAGACGGCGAGACGCTGTGGAAGGCGAACGTCCTCGCGCATCTGCCGCACACCTCGGCATTCCGCACGCCGCGCCCGATCCCGTCGGCATCCGGAGCGTGGACGATCGCCGGCTGGGAGGCCTGGGAGTGGCTGCCCGGTCACACGGATGAGACCCGCGTGGCCGACGTGCTCGCCACCGCCGCCGCGTTCCATCGAGCCGTCGCAGACCTCGATCGTCCGGACTTCCTCGATGCCGCACGCGACCCCTGGGCGCGGTCGGACAGGATCGCCTGGCAAGAAGAGGACCTGCCGCCCGGCGACGCACTCCGGCGACTCGCTGACGCCTTCAGGCCTGTCGCCGCCCCGGCCCAGATCATCCACGGCGATCTTCTCGGCAACGTGATGTTCGAACGGGGGCAGCCCCCGGTGATCATCGACTGGGCTCCCTACTGGCGTCCGGTCGGCTTCGCCGACGCGATCGTGTTGGCCGATGCCGCGTGCTGGCATCGTCTCGCACCGGCGGACATGCTGAGGCTCGCAGACGAGAGAGCAGACGGGCGCCAGCACATCATCCGCGCCCTTGTGTTCCGCATCGCGACCTTCCAACTCCTGGGAGTGTGGGATGCCGAGATGGAGGCGCGCCATGCTCCCGCTGTCACCGCAGCGCTCAGCTGACCGGCTCACCCAGCGTGCCCGACTACCCTGGGGAGTGATATGGCACATCTTCTCGGGGCAGAAGCCCTTCATCTCGAATATCCGACGAGGGTCGTCTTCGACTCCGTGACCCTCGGCATCGAAGAAGGTGACCGCATCGGCATCGTCGGCCGCAACGGCGACGGCAAGTCGAGCCTCCTGGGGATGCTGGCAGGCCTCAAGGAGCCGAGCTCGGGCCGCGTCACGGTGCGCGGCGGAACGACCATCGGCGTCCTCGACCAGGCCGACACCCTCAGCGACGACCTCACGATCAGCGCCGCGGTCGTCGGAGACACCCCGGAATACGAGTGGGCGGGCGACCCCCGCATCCGTGACGTCATCGAGGGACTGCTGAAGGATCTGCCGTGGGATGCCGAGATCGGCTCTCTCAGCGGTGGTCAGCGTCGTCGCGTCTCGCTCGCCAAGCTGCTGACGGGCGACTGGGACGTGATCGCGCTCGATGAGCCCACCAACCATCTCGACGTCGAAGCCATCACCTGGTTGGCCGGGCACCTCAAGAAGAGGTGGAGCCCGAACTCCGGAGCGCTCATGGTCGTGACTCACGACCGATGGTTCCTCGACGAGATCTCGACCGAGACCTGGGAGGTGCACGACCGCATCGTCGAGCCCTTCGAGGGCGGGTACGCGGCATACATTCTGCAGCGCGTCGAACGCGACCGGATGTCGGCTGCCACCGAGGCCAAGCGACAGAACCTCGCGAAGAAGGAGCTCGCGTGGCTGCGCCGAGGCGCCCCTGCTCGCACCGCGAAGCCGAAGTTCCGCATCGACGCCGCCAACGAGCTCATCGCCGACGTGCCCGAGATCCGCGACAAGATCTCTCTGCAGTCGCTCGCGGTGTCGCGCCTGGGCAAGGACGTCGTCGACCTGCTCGACGTGGGAGTCACCTATCCGACCGTCGACGGCGGCACGCGAGAGGTGCTGCGTGACGTCGAATGGCGCATCGCGCCGGGGGAGCGCACCGGCATCCTCGGCGTCAACGGCGCCGGCAAGTCGACGCTGCTGGGCCTCATCGCCGGCACCGTCGAGCCGACCGTCGGCCGCGTGAAGCGCGGCTCGACCGTGAAGGTCAAGACGCTCACCCAGCGCCTCGACGAACTCGAAGATGTGCGGCGCGAGCCGGTGCGAGTCGTGATCTCGCGGCTGCGCACCTCGTACACGATGGGCTCGGGCTCGAAGGCGCAGGAGCTCACGCCCGGGCAGCTGCTCGAGCGGCTCGGCTTCGACTCCGCCCAGCTTTCTACCCCCGTGAAGGATCTCTCGGGAGGCCAGCAGCGGCGACTGCAGCTGCTGCTCGTGCTCCTCGACCAGCCCAACGTGCTGATCCTCGACGAGCCGACCAACGATCTCGACACCGACATGCTCGCGGCCATCGAGGATCTCCTGGACTCGTGGTCGGGAACCCTGCTGGTCGTCAGCCATGACCGGTATTTCCTCGAGCGCGTGACCGACCAGCAGTTCGCGATCCTCGACGGCCACCTTCGGCATCTGCCCGGCGGCGTCGACGAATACCTGCGGCTGCGTCAGCTGCAGACCTCGGCGCCCGGCAAGTCTCAGACTGCCGTCAACACCGAGAAGAAGGCCTCCAGCCTCGACGGCGCCGCCCTGCGTTCGGCGCAGAAAGAGGTCTCTTCGCTCGAGCGCCGCATCCAGAAGCTCACCCAGCAGGTCGACAAGGCGAAGTCCGCTCTCGCGGAACACGACCAGTCGGACTTCGCGGGCCTCGGCGACAAGATGAAGGCGATCAGCGATCAGCAGGCCGAGATCGAGCAGCTCGAACTCCGCTGGTTCGAGCTGACCGAGGAACTCGACTGATTCGGGGTCTCGCCATTCGGCCGTAGCGGGAATACGGTGGCAGTGCGATGCGCTGTGCTCTGGGCGGGGTTCGATGCCATCTGGGATCGCACAGCTTGATCCTGCGGTACCCGGGAGGTTCAGATGGAAGGACTCGAGGTCACCGTCCTGATCGGACTCACGATCCTCGTTGGCACGATGCTGGCGCCGCGTGTGCGGCTCGCACTGCCGCTCGTGCTCGTCATCCTGGGCCTGCTGCTCGGCTTCGTGCCGCAGCTGCGCGAGATCCAGCTGCCGCCCGAGACCGTGCTGCTGCTGTTCCTCCCGGTGATGCTGTTCTGGGAGAGCCTGACCACCTCGCTGCGGTCGATCCGCCGCGACTTCCGCTACATCCTGCCGATGAGCACGCTGCTCGTCGTGGCATCCGCCTTCGCCGTCGCCGGCATCGGACTGCTGTTCGGGATGCCGTGGGAGACCGCCCTGATTCTCGGCGCTGCCGTCGCCCCACCGGATGCCACGGCCGTCGCCGCCCTCGGACGCCTGCTGCCGACGCGCATGTTCATGAAGCTCAAGGCGGAGAGCCTGACGAACGACGGCACCGCCCTGGTGCTCTACGCGATCGCCATCTCGCTGGCCCTCGGCGGCAACGTGA is a genomic window containing:
- a CDS encoding ABC-F family ATP-binding cassette domain-containing protein, which translates into the protein MAHLLGAEALHLEYPTRVVFDSVTLGIEEGDRIGIVGRNGDGKSSLLGMLAGLKEPSSGRVTVRGGTTIGVLDQADTLSDDLTISAAVVGDTPEYEWAGDPRIRDVIEGLLKDLPWDAEIGSLSGGQRRRVSLAKLLTGDWDVIALDEPTNHLDVEAITWLAGHLKKRWSPNSGALMVVTHDRWFLDEISTETWEVHDRIVEPFEGGYAAYILQRVERDRMSAATEAKRQNLAKKELAWLRRGAPARTAKPKFRIDAANELIADVPEIRDKISLQSLAVSRLGKDVVDLLDVGVTYPTVDGGTREVLRDVEWRIAPGERTGILGVNGAGKSTLLGLIAGTVEPTVGRVKRGSTVKVKTLTQRLDELEDVRREPVRVVISRLRTSYTMGSGSKAQELTPGQLLERLGFDSAQLSTPVKDLSGGQQRRLQLLLVLLDQPNVLILDEPTNDLDTDMLAAIEDLLDSWSGTLLVVSHDRYFLERVTDQQFAILDGHLRHLPGGVDEYLRLRQLQTSAPGKSQTAVNTEKKASSLDGAALRSAQKEVSSLERRIQKLTQQVDKAKSALAEHDQSDFAGLGDKMKAISDQQAEIEQLELRWFELTEELD